A single region of the Novosphingobium sp. SL115 genome encodes:
- the mutL gene encoding DNA mismatch repair endonuclease MutL — translation MPIIRRLPETLINRIAAGEVVERPASALKELVENAVDAGSAHIHIRLSEGGLAMIEVSDDGCGMAPQEIELALERHATSKLPESLVGEAGAIELVETLGFRGEALPSIASVARVTIESRARGAAEGWKRVVDNGALVSEGPAALPAGTRVRVEHLFEKIPARRKFLRSPRSEWAAASDVVRRLAMARPDVGFTLEHDGRRALHVQAGDTLESRVAQLVARELAGNSVTVDLVRGDYQLTGVAGLPTFNRGVADHQYLFVNGRPVKDRLLIGAVRGAYADMLARDRHAVLALFLQVPASEVDVNVHPAKSEVRFRDPALVRGMVVSGLRHALSTGDQRSAQAPQASAMAAWQAEPIAPPLPPSTYQGSMFQQPWRPEARVSDAGQAWRGYEQALMAPPSARAEIAAEPVVDGAAHPLGVARGQISNTYIVAEAEDGLVIIDQHAAHERLVLERLRAAGAGQGAAPAQALLIPEVVELEEVACDRLEEASAKLGEFGLALERFGPNAMLVRSVPAALAKGDPARLVADVADDLAHHGDALLLGEKLDLVLATMACHGSVRAGRVLSVAEMNALLREMEVTPRSGQCNHGRPTWVKLAHGDIEKLFGRK, via the coding sequence ATGCCCATCATCCGCCGTCTTCCTGAAACGCTCATCAACCGCATCGCTGCTGGCGAAGTGGTTGAACGCCCTGCCAGCGCCTTGAAGGAACTGGTCGAAAACGCAGTGGATGCAGGGTCCGCGCACATCCACATCCGCCTTTCTGAAGGCGGTCTGGCCATGATCGAAGTGTCCGACGATGGCTGCGGCATGGCCCCGCAGGAAATCGAACTGGCGCTGGAACGCCACGCCACATCCAAACTGCCCGAAAGCCTTGTTGGCGAAGCTGGCGCCATCGAATTGGTCGAAACGCTCGGCTTTCGTGGCGAAGCGCTGCCCTCCATCGCATCGGTTGCCCGTGTCACCATCGAGTCGCGGGCGCGGGGGGCCGCCGAAGGCTGGAAGCGCGTGGTCGATAACGGCGCGCTCGTGTCCGAAGGCCCCGCTGCCTTGCCGGCCGGCACCCGCGTCCGGGTGGAACACCTGTTCGAAAAGATCCCCGCCCGCCGCAAATTCCTGCGCAGCCCGCGTTCGGAATGGGCCGCTGCATCCGATGTGGTGCGCCGCCTTGCCATGGCGCGCCCCGATGTGGGTTTCACGCTGGAACACGATGGTCGCCGCGCGCTGCATGTGCAGGCGGGCGACACGCTTGAATCGCGAGTGGCACAACTTGTCGCGCGTGAACTGGCGGGCAATTCTGTCACGGTCGATCTGGTGCGCGGCGATTATCAGCTTACCGGGGTTGCAGGGCTGCCCACCTTCAATCGGGGCGTGGCCGATCATCAGTATCTGTTCGTCAATGGCCGTCCGGTAAAGGACCGACTGCTGATCGGCGCGGTGCGCGGGGCTTACGCCGATATGCTGGCGCGCGATCGTCACGCCGTCCTCGCCCTGTTCCTTCAGGTTCCGGCATCAGAAGTCGACGTCAACGTCCATCCGGCCAAATCCGAAGTCCGCTTCCGCGATCCGGCGCTGGTGCGCGGCATGGTCGTTTCTGGCCTTCGCCACGCCCTGTCCACCGGCGATCAGCGCTCGGCTCAGGCCCCGCAGGCCAGTGCCATGGCGGCATGGCAGGCAGAACCCATCGCTCCACCACTACCGCCAAGCACCTATCAAGGCAGCATGTTCCAGCAACCATGGCGGCCCGAAGCCCGCGTTTCCGATGCCGGACAGGCATGGCGCGGCTATGAACAGGCGTTGATGGCGCCGCCATCGGCCCGCGCTGAAATCGCCGCAGAACCGGTTGTCGACGGAGCGGCACATCCCCTTGGCGTCGCGCGCGGCCAAATATCCAACACCTATATCGTGGCAGAGGCCGAGGACGGCCTCGTCATCATCGATCAGCACGCCGCGCACGAACGCCTTGTGCTCGAACGCCTGCGCGCCGCAGGGGCAGGGCAGGGGGCGGCGCCCGCGCAGGCCCTGCTCATTCCTGAAGTGGTGGAACTGGAAGAAGTTGCCTGCGATCGTTTGGAAGAAGCCTCTGCAAAGCTTGGCGAATTTGGTCTGGCGCTGGAACGGTTCGGCCCCAACGCCATGCTCGTCCGATCGGTCCCTGCCGCTTTGGCAAAAGGTGATCCGGCTAGGCTGGTGGCCGATGTGGCTGATGATCTTGCCCATCACGGCGATGCGCTTCTGCTCGGTGAAAAGCTCGACCTCGTGCTCGCCACCATGGCCTGCCACGGCTCGGTCCGCGCCGGGCGTGTGCTGTCAGTGGCAGAAATGAACGCGCTGTTGCGCGAAATGGAAGTGACGCCCCGCTCCGGCCAGTGCAACCATGGCCGCCCCACGTGGGTGAAGCTGGCCCATGGCGATATCGAAAAACTGTTTGGGAGGAAATAG
- a CDS encoding MaoC family dehydratase: MQYFEDIQPGAVQRFGSYAVNREEVIDFASKYDPQPFHLDDEAAAQTHFGRLSASGWHTCAMTMAMLVENLKERQQAGLGSPGLDEIRWLKPVYPGDTLSVETEFVDKKRSSSRPEMGSFRSNVRVYNQDGVVVMTMKSIGLIRVREPEST; this comes from the coding sequence ATGCAATACTTCGAAGATATCCAGCCCGGCGCCGTTCAACGCTTCGGAAGCTATGCCGTAAACCGCGAAGAAGTGATTGATTTTGCGTCGAAGTATGACCCTCAACCATTCCATCTGGATGATGAGGCAGCGGCGCAGACCCATTTCGGGCGGCTTTCTGCCAGCGGGTGGCATACCTGTGCCATGACCATGGCGATGCTGGTTGAGAACCTGAAGGAGCGCCAGCAGGCCGGGCTGGGATCGCCGGGATTGGACGAGATCCGCTGGCTGAAGCCGGTCTATCCCGGTGACACGCTGAGTGTAGAAACGGAATTCGTTGACAAGAAGCGCAGTTCATCGCGCCCGGAGATGGGAAGTTTTCGTTCTAACGTAAGGGTTTACAATCAGGACGGAGTTGTCGTCATGACGATGAAATCCATCGGCCTGATCCGCGTGAGAGAGCCGGAATCCACCTGA
- a CDS encoding glutaredoxin, whose translation MTNAHTPERSGNHTAIVYRMVMPKHLCPYGIKLKHLLESKGYNVEDRWLTTREQTDAFKAEHEVKTTPQVFIDGQRVGGHDDTRRFLGLKVADPNATSYVPVLAVFAIAAALALAVSFAAFGSAFTPRAVEWFVAFAMALLAMLKLQDVDRFATMFLGYDLLARRWVPYATIYPFAEALAGILMAARALEWISIPLALFIGSIGGISVFYAVYIQKRELKCACLGGSGRVPLGFVSLIENVVMVAMALWMLFKPMGV comes from the coding sequence ATGACAAACGCCCATACCCCTGAACGCTCCGGCAATCACACCGCCATCGTCTATCGCATGGTTATGCCTAAACACCTTTGTCCCTATGGCATAAAGCTGAAGCATCTGCTTGAAAGCAAAGGGTATAATGTCGAAGATCGCTGGCTGACGACGCGGGAGCAAACCGATGCGTTCAAAGCCGAGCATGAGGTGAAGACCACTCCCCAGGTGTTCATCGACGGGCAGCGGGTCGGCGGGCACGATGATACGCGGCGATTTCTTGGCCTGAAGGTCGCGGATCCGAACGCTACCAGCTATGTCCCTGTTCTGGCGGTATTTGCCATTGCTGCAGCACTGGCTTTGGCGGTGAGCTTCGCGGCGTTCGGGTCTGCTTTCACGCCGCGCGCGGTGGAATGGTTCGTCGCATTTGCCATGGCGCTTTTGGCCATGCTGAAACTTCAGGACGTTGATCGCTTCGCCACGATGTTTCTGGGGTATGATCTGCTGGCGCGGCGGTGGGTGCCCTACGCCACGATCTATCCTTTTGCCGAGGCGCTGGCGGGGATTTTGATGGCGGCGCGGGCGCTGGAATGGATATCGATTCCACTTGCACTATTCATCGGAAGCATTGGAGGTATATCGGTTTTCTATGCCGTCTACATCCAAAAGCGCGAACTGAAGTGCGCTTGCCTGGGCGGATCGGGACGAGTGCCGCTGGGCTTTGTTTCGTTGATCGAGAATGTGGTGATGGTGGCGATGGCGCTGTGGATGCTGTTCAAGCCGATGGGGGTTTAA
- a CDS encoding MerR family transcriptional regulator, translated as MAMTISELAKGADVGVETVRFYQRKGLLDDPRPSRSGRSGQRHYGEPDLRRLRFVRSAQGAGFTLAEIAELLALDASHDRPRAREMTRARLDMLDQEVARLEAARQSLRKLARECAKGDAGPCPIIAAFEG; from the coding sequence ATGGCGATGACAATTTCCGAACTGGCCAAGGGTGCTGACGTAGGCGTTGAAACGGTCAGGTTTTACCAGCGCAAAGGTCTGCTGGATGACCCCCGGCCTAGCCGGAGCGGGCGCAGCGGACAGCGCCATTACGGCGAACCCGATCTGCGCCGCCTGCGTTTTGTCCGCAGCGCGCAAGGGGCAGGGTTTACGCTGGCTGAAATCGCGGAATTGCTGGCACTGGACGCCAGCCACGACCGCCCGCGCGCCCGCGAAATGACACGGGCGCGGTTGGACATGCTGGATCAGGAAGTCGCTCGGCTGGAAGCGGCGCGGCAATCGCTGCGCAAACTGGCGCGCGAATGCGCAAAGGGCGATGCCGGGCCGTGCCCGATCATCGCCGCTTTCGAAGGATAG
- the ychF gene encoding redox-regulated ATPase YchF, whose product MGFRCGIVGLPNVGKSTLFNALTETQAAQAANYPFCTIEPNVGNVGVPDPRLDELARIAGSQKIIPTQLGFVDIAGLVRGASKGEGLGNQFLGNIREVDAIVHVLRCFEDDDIQHVDNKVDPISDAETVETELMLSDLESLEKRVPAAEKKAKAGDKESKIIASVLGQALELLREGKPARLTQPKDEEELRVFRQAQLLTAKPVLYVCNVEEASAANGNAFSARVFEKAKAEGANAVIVSAAIESELVGMDAEERTVFLEEMGLHETGLARVIRAGYELLHLITFFTVGPKEARAWTVHLGAKAPEAAGEIHSDMQRGFIRAETIAYDDYITLGGESPARDAGKLRQEGKEYVVKDGDVLHFKFNV is encoded by the coding sequence ATGGGTTTTCGTTGCGGGATCGTCGGTCTTCCCAATGTCGGCAAGTCGACTTTGTTCAATGCCCTGACCGAAACGCAGGCAGCGCAGGCGGCAAACTATCCGTTCTGCACCATCGAACCCAACGTCGGTAATGTCGGCGTGCCCGATCCGCGGCTGGATGAACTGGCCCGCATTGCCGGCAGCCAGAAGATCATCCCCACCCAGCTTGGCTTTGTCGACATTGCAGGGCTTGTGCGTGGCGCGTCGAAGGGCGAAGGTTTGGGCAATCAGTTCCTTGGCAACATCCGTGAAGTAGACGCCATCGTCCACGTCCTGCGTTGCTTCGAAGACGATGATATTCAGCACGTCGACAACAAGGTCGATCCCATCTCGGACGCCGAAACGGTCGAAACCGAACTGATGCTGTCCGACCTTGAAAGCCTGGAAAAGCGCGTTCCTGCGGCTGAAAAGAAGGCCAAGGCGGGCGACAAGGAATCGAAGATCATCGCGTCGGTGCTGGGACAGGCACTCGAACTGCTGCGCGAAGGCAAACCTGCGCGGCTGACCCAGCCCAAGGATGAAGAAGAGCTTCGTGTCTTCCGTCAGGCCCAGTTGCTGACTGCGAAGCCGGTGCTTTATGTCTGCAACGTGGAAGAAGCCAGCGCCGCCAATGGCAATGCCTTTTCCGCCCGCGTGTTTGAAAAGGCCAAGGCAGAAGGCGCCAACGCGGTCATCGTTTCAGCCGCCATCGAATCTGAACTGGTTGGCATGGATGCCGAAGAACGCACTGTTTTTCTTGAGGAAATGGGCCTTCACGAAACTGGCCTCGCCCGCGTGATCCGCGCCGGATATGAACTGCTCCACCTTATCACCTTCTTCACCGTTGGCCCCAAGGAAGCCCGCGCGTGGACCGTGCATCTGGGCGCCAAGGCCCCGGAAGCCGCCGGTGAAATCCATTCCGACATGCAGCGCGGCTTCATCCGTGCCGAAACCATCGCCTATGACGATTACATAACGCTTGGCGGTGAATCTCCCGCGCGCGATGCAGGCAAGCTGCGGCAGGAAGGCAAGGAATATGTGGTGAAGGACGGCGACGTTCTCCACTTCAAATTCAACGTATAA
- a CDS encoding tetratricopeptide repeat protein, translated as MLILPVLLLASACGEDATDKISRAKQEIAAMELGAAKVDLAAALAEKGDSAELLRMLADVQLRLGDGDGAEATANRLERAGGKGPELALIRAEASVLRGRADESLALLGNASSPTAWRIRAAAKTMLKDPEGALDALRKGVAAGADPLLLRDYARFLIDAQDLDGAAAQVAALMKLQPDGFDGLMLSADIAARRGRMADAHGVLEKAAKRFPRVPDPWIARATAYDMDGKLDDAVVMAEKAAAIAPDDPRVVDLKVQFAAMKGDWEKVRDVLGKKESTLDPLSANGLTYAEAMLRLGRPEQARAMFQRALTRSPNNPYSRLMLAQAQLATGDAAAAYATVKPLSDSVMAGPRELELAEKAARSIGAADADVLRARLASAKASAVQDLTRKGQAALSAEDWTGAVAAYGQLAQMGEDAEVLKRLAMALSHAGRADEAIAAADRARALRPEDPDTTYMAGYVRAAAGRDRATALSLLKQASEAAPDNVQFRRSLARFSASAGA; from the coding sequence ATGCTGATTCTGCCCGTCCTGCTGCTGGCCAGTGCCTGTGGTGAAGATGCCACCGACAAGATTTCTCGCGCAAAGCAGGAAATTGCCGCGATGGAACTGGGGGCAGCCAAGGTCGACCTTGCCGCAGCGCTGGCCGAAAAGGGCGATAGCGCCGAACTTTTGCGGATGCTGGCCGATGTGCAGTTGCGGCTTGGCGATGGTGACGGCGCCGAGGCAACCGCCAATCGGTTGGAGCGGGCAGGGGGCAAGGGGCCAGAGCTGGCCCTGATCCGCGCTGAAGCATCGGTATTGCGCGGGCGCGCGGATGAGTCGCTGGCCTTGCTGGGCAACGCTTCATCGCCCACGGCATGGCGGATCAGGGCAGCAGCAAAGACCATGCTGAAAGACCCGGAAGGCGCGTTGGATGCCCTGCGCAAGGGCGTGGCAGCAGGGGCTGATCCGCTGTTACTGCGTGATTATGCACGGTTCCTGATTGATGCGCAGGATCTGGATGGCGCGGCGGCACAAGTCGCCGCATTGATGAAACTGCAGCCCGATGGTTTTGACGGACTGATGCTGTCAGCGGACATCGCCGCCCGGCGTGGGCGTATGGCCGATGCTCACGGCGTTCTGGAAAAGGCGGCAAAGCGCTTTCCCCGTGTGCCTGATCCGTGGATTGCGCGGGCAACCGCCTATGACATGGATGGCAAGCTGGACGATGCGGTTGTCATGGCCGAAAAAGCTGCCGCGATCGCGCCTGATGATCCGCGCGTGGTGGATTTGAAAGTTCAGTTTGCGGCGATGAAGGGCGATTGGGAAAAGGTCCGCGATGTGCTGGGTAAGAAGGAATCCACGCTGGACCCGCTATCGGCCAACGGGCTGACTTATGCCGAGGCGATGCTCCGGTTGGGCCGTCCAGAACAGGCGCGTGCAATGTTTCAGCGGGCGCTGACCCGTTCGCCCAATAATCCCTATTCGCGGCTGATGCTGGCACAGGCGCAGTTGGCCACGGGCGATGCGGCGGCGGCCTATGCCACGGTAAAGCCACTGTCCGACAGCGTGATGGCCGGGCCGCGCGAACTGGAACTGGCAGAGAAAGCTGCACGATCGATCGGCGCTGCGGATGCAGATGTGCTGAGAGCACGGCTGGCTTCGGCAAAGGCGAGCGCTGTTCAGGATTTGACACGCAAGGGGCAGGCCGCGCTTTCAGCAGAAGACTGGACCGGCGCAGTGGCGGCCTATGGCCAGTTGGCGCAAATGGGCGAGGATGCCGAAGTGCTGAAGCGTCTGGCCATGGCATTGAGCCATGCAGGCCGCGCTGACGAGGCAATTGCCGCAGCAGACCGGGCGCGGGCATTGCGCCCGGAAGATCCCGATACGACCTATATGGCCGGATATGTGCGGGCCGCAGCGGGAAGGGACCGGGCCACTGCGTTAAGCCTGTTGAAACAGGCCAGCGAGGCCGCGCCTGACAATGTGCAGTTCCGGCGCAGCCTTGCAAGATTTTCAGCCAGTGCGGGTGCCTGA
- a CDS encoding PEP-CTERM sorting domain-containing protein, producing MKIRNLAIAATAVLGAAAATPANATWWTTHTHYCNCGHSGGSKSCGGTSTGGTTTSGGTTTSGGTTTSGGTTTSGGTTTSGGTTTSGGTTTSGGTTTSSGGTAVPEPGMLGMMALGLLGVGYARSRKVKPRA from the coding sequence ATGAAGATCCGCAATCTTGCAATTGCCGCCACTGCCGTCCTCGGTGCTGCAGCCGCCACTCCGGCCAATGCAACCTGGTGGACGACGCACACCCACTACTGCAATTGCGGCCACAGCGGCGGCTCCAAGTCGTGCGGCGGAACCAGCACCGGTGGCACCACCACTTCGGGCGGAACCACGACTTCGGGCGGAACCACAACCTCCGGCGGCACCACGACTTCAGGTGGCACGACCACTTCGGGCGGAACCACCACGTCTGGTGGCACAACCACTTCGGGCGGCACCACCACCTCGTCGGGCGGCACCGCCGTTCCTGAACCCGGCATGCTGGGCATGATGGCGCTGGGTCTGCTGGGCGTTGGCTATGCCCGCTCGCGCAAGGTCAAGCCGCGCGCCTGA
- the pth gene encoding aminoacyl-tRNA hydrolase, which yields MQIWVGLGNPGPQYALHRHNVGFMVLDTLVEVHNFGPVQKKFQGWAQEGRIGASKVLLLKPATFMNESGRAVGEAMRFYKLGMDALTVFHDELDLAPFKVKVKQGGGTAGHNGLRSIDKHLGADFRRVRLGIGHPGHKDRVTGHVLGNFAKAEQDDLVDMLGAIASEADWLAKGDDVRFMNDIALRQQS from the coding sequence ATGCAAATATGGGTCGGCCTCGGAAATCCCGGTCCGCAATATGCCCTGCACCGCCACAATGTCGGCTTCATGGTGCTGGATACCCTTGTCGAAGTTCACAATTTCGGCCCCGTGCAAAAGAAGTTTCAGGGTTGGGCGCAGGAAGGCCGCATCGGCGCCAGCAAAGTCCTGCTGCTGAAACCCGCCACTTTCATGAACGAAAGCGGACGCGCGGTGGGCGAAGCCATGCGGTTCTACAAATTGGGCATGGACGCGCTGACCGTGTTCCACGACGAACTGGATCTCGCCCCGTTCAAGGTGAAGGTAAAGCAGGGCGGTGGCACCGCCGGGCACAATGGCCTGCGCTCCATCGACAAGCATCTGGGCGCCGATTTTCGCCGCGTGCGCCTTGGCATCGGCCATCCCGGCCACAAGGACCGCGTAACTGGCCATGTGCTGGGCAACTTTGCCAAGGCCGAACAGGACGATCTGGTCGATATGCTGGGCGCCATAGCTTCGGAAGCAGACTGGCTCGCCAAAGGTGACGATGTGCGCTTCATGAATGATATTGCGCTGCGCCAGCAGAGCTAG
- a CDS encoding 50S ribosomal protein L25/general stress protein Ctc codes for MSETLNLSAETRDRAGKGASRVLRREGRTPAVIYGGKEEPVAIHLEEKALAKALGTGHFFNSIVELTVGGQTVRTLPKDVAFHPVTDRPLHADFLRLSKDAVVHVNVPVAFINEEKAPGLKKGGILNVVRHELEMICAPDSIPDDIIVDVSGFEVGDSIHISAVTLPAGVKPAITDRDFTIATIVAPSSLKSEEGDTAKEG; via the coding sequence ATGAGCGAGACGCTTAACCTGTCGGCCGAGACGCGCGATCGGGCAGGCAAGGGAGCCTCCCGTGTGCTGCGTCGCGAAGGCCGCACTCCCGCTGTAATCTATGGCGGCAAGGAAGAACCGGTTGCAATCCACCTGGAAGAAAAGGCGCTCGCAAAGGCGCTGGGCACCGGCCATTTCTTCAACTCGATCGTCGAGCTCACTGTGGGCGGCCAGACCGTTCGCACCCTGCCCAAGGATGTCGCCTTCCACCCGGTGACCGACCGCCCGCTGCACGCTGACTTCCTGCGCCTGTCCAAGGACGCGGTTGTTCACGTGAACGTGCCGGTGGCCTTCATCAACGAAGAAAAGGCGCCCGGCCTGAAGAAGGGTGGCATTCTGAACGTGGTTCGCCACGAACTGGAAATGATCTGCGCACCGGATTCGATCCCTGATGACATCATCGTCGATGTATCGGGCTTCGAAGTGGGCGATTCGATCCACATCAGCGCCGTCACCCTGCCTGCTGGCGTAAAGCCCGCGATCACTGACCGCGATTTCACCATCGCGACGATCGTGGCTCCCTCCTCGCTGAAGAGCGAAGAAGGCGATACCGCCAAGGAAGGCTGA
- a CDS encoding TraB/GumN family protein: MAKQDEPKVEARVALWQVMDKSGHVRGWLFGTVHALPRDTQWLRPEITDALAQADRLVLEIAEPLDQTVAGEALASLAGTAGLPPPSQRVLPAYRDELAAVYKNLGLSDADFTDTESWAVALQLAAIAGQKAGADPESGAEPRLRRLAAGKPVTGFETIHSQFGIFDALPVRQQQVLLQEVAIEAATEMDEEADMVALWLKGNDLGIAREASRGFLADSGLHQALLTDRNRNWADQLDAMLKAGATPFVAVGAAHLAGSDSLQRLMMARGWEIKRVP, translated from the coding sequence GTGGCCAAGCAGGACGAGCCGAAAGTGGAGGCGCGCGTTGCGCTGTGGCAGGTGATGGACAAAAGCGGCCATGTGCGCGGCTGGCTTTTCGGCACGGTCCACGCCCTGCCTCGCGATACGCAGTGGCTGCGCCCCGAAATCACCGATGCGCTGGCGCAGGCAGACCGTCTGGTGCTGGAAATTGCCGAACCGCTTGACCAGACCGTGGCTGGAGAAGCGCTGGCGTCGCTTGCCGGAACCGCCGGCCTGCCGCCCCCATCGCAGCGCGTCTTGCCTGCCTATCGCGATGAGCTGGCCGCCGTTTACAAAAATCTGGGCCTTTCAGACGCGGACTTTACCGATACCGAAAGCTGGGCCGTGGCGCTGCAATTGGCGGCGATTGCCGGACAGAAGGCCGGGGCCGATCCGGAAAGCGGGGCCGAACCACGGCTGCGACGATTGGCAGCAGGCAAGCCGGTGACCGGGTTCGAGACGATCCACAGCCAGTTTGGCATTTTCGATGCCCTGCCCGTCCGCCAACAGCAGGTACTGCTACAGGAAGTCGCGATCGAAGCGGCAACCGAGATGGACGAAGAGGCCGATATGGTCGCGCTCTGGCTCAAAGGGAACGACCTTGGCATCGCGCGTGAGGCCAGCCGAGGCTTTCTGGCCGATTCCGGACTGCATCAGGCGCTGCTGACCGATCGCAACCGTAACTGGGCAGATCAGCTTGATGCCATGCTGAAAGCAGGGGCAACACCGTTCGTCGCCGTGGGCGCCGCCCACCTTGCCGGGTCGGACAGCCTGCAACGCCTGATGATGGCGCGCGGCTGGGAAATCAAGCGAGTGCCCTGA
- a CDS encoding glycine--tRNA ligase subunit alpha: MADTALKPLCLQEMILRLHAFWSEQGCLILQPYDMRMGAGTFHPATTLRALGPEPWKAAFVQPCRRPTDGRYGENPNRLQHYYQYQVILKPSPENLQELYLQSLAEIGIDPLVHDIRFVEDDWESPTLGAWGLGWEVWCDGMEVTQFTYFQQMGGFDCKPVAGELTYGLERLAMYIQGVDNVYDLAFNNHGVTYGDVFLENEKQMSKWNFEVADTESLFEGFRRAEEECKRSLDEGVPIAAYEQAIEASHLFNLLQARGVISVQERASYMGRVRDLARGSCEKYMAKFEDQWAAQYPEWSK, encoded by the coding sequence ATGGCCGATACTGCACTAAAGCCCCTTTGCCTGCAGGAAATGATCCTGCGCCTTCATGCTTTCTGGAGCGAACAGGGCTGCCTGATCCTTCAGCCCTATGACATGCGCATGGGGGCGGGCACGTTTCATCCCGCCACTACCCTGCGCGCGTTGGGGCCAGAGCCGTGGAAAGCCGCATTCGTGCAGCCTTGCCGCCGCCCCACCGACGGGCGCTATGGCGAAAACCCCAACCGGTTGCAGCATTACTACCAGTATCAGGTGATCCTGAAGCCCAGCCCGGAAAACCTGCAGGAGCTTTACCTGCAATCGCTGGCCGAAATCGGCATCGATCCGCTGGTCCATGACATCCGCTTCGTCGAAGATGACTGGGAATCGCCCACGCTGGGCGCATGGGGCCTTGGCTGGGAAGTGTGGTGCGATGGGATGGAAGTCACCCAGTTCACCTATTTCCAGCAGATGGGCGGGTTTGATTGCAAGCCGGTCGCGGGCGAACTGACCTACGGCCTTGAACGCCTTGCCATGTATATTCAGGGCGTCGACAATGTTTACGACCTTGCCTTCAACAACCACGGCGTAACCTACGGCGATGTGTTTCTTGAAAACGAGAAGCAGATGTCGAAGTGGAACTTCGAAGTGGCCGATACCGAAAGCCTGTTCGAAGGGTTCCGCCGCGCTGAAGAAGAATGCAAGCGCAGCCTGGATGAAGGCGTACCCATTGCCGCCTATGAGCAGGCGATCGAAGCGAGCCACCTGTTCAACTTGTTGCAGGCGCGCGGCGTGATCTCGGTGCAGGAGCGTGCCAGCTATATGGGCCGCGTGCGCGACTTGGCGCGCGGGTCTTGCGAAAAATACATGGCCAAGTTCGAAGACCAGTGGGCCGCCCAATATCCGGAGTGGAGCAAGTGA